In Deltaproteobacteria bacterium, one DNA window encodes the following:
- a CDS encoding glucose 1-dehydrogenase, with the protein MSRVAGKVALVTGAASDPGLGRAIAMTLAREGARVVATDIDEAGVRQCADAIRKDGGEALALHQDVTSEPGWEAVVARTLEAYGRLDVLVNNAGIAVLKPLEAMTLAEWNRQIDVNLTSVFLGCRAVIAAMRRSGGGSIVNLSSVAGLIGLRTAVAYGAAKGGVRIATKSVALELAHDGIRCNSVHPGFIWTNMQAQAMRTSDPSQVQLGPLVPLGRLGQPQDIADCVLYLASDESKYVTGAEFTVDGGMTAQ; encoded by the coding sequence GTGAGCAGAGTCGCAGGCAAGGTCGCGCTCGTCACCGGCGCGGCGTCGGACCCGGGGCTCGGGCGCGCGATCGCGATGACGCTCGCTCGCGAGGGCGCGCGCGTGGTCGCGACCGACATCGACGAAGCGGGCGTGCGCCAGTGCGCGGACGCCATCCGCAAGGACGGCGGCGAGGCGCTCGCGCTGCACCAGGACGTGACCAGCGAGCCCGGTTGGGAAGCGGTCGTCGCGCGCACGCTCGAAGCGTACGGCCGGCTCGACGTGCTCGTGAACAACGCGGGCATCGCGGTGCTGAAGCCCCTCGAGGCGATGACGCTCGCGGAGTGGAACCGCCAGATCGACGTGAACCTGACCAGCGTGTTCCTCGGCTGCCGCGCCGTGATCGCCGCGATGCGCCGCTCGGGCGGCGGCTCGATCGTGAACCTGTCGTCGGTCGCCGGTCTGATCGGCCTGCGCACCGCGGTGGCTTACGGCGCGGCGAAGGGGGGCGTGCGCATCGCCACGAAGTCGGTCGCGCTCGAGCTCGCGCACGACGGCATCCGCTGCAACTCCGTCCACCCGGGCTTCATCTGGACGAACATGCAGGCCCAGGCCATGCGCACGAGCGACCCGTCGCAGGTGCAGCTCGGCCCGCTCGTGCCGCTCGGCCGGCTGGGCCAGCCGCAGGACATCGCCGATTGCGTGCTCTACCTCGCGTCGGACGAGTCGAAGTACGTGACCGGCGCCGAGTTCACCGTCGACGGCGGGATGACCGCGCAGTAG
- a CDS encoding VOC family protein, translated as MAITGMVHFNVNCSDYERSRAFYRVLGFEEMWRVPETNTPEVAAAVGMPPYRVKGGLLALAGATSPVVIDLLQWLEPHDAGPPYPHLYHYGIARVALATSDLDGDIAKLAAAGAVFLSKPAQMPEGSGSRARFVCFKDPDGTVLELVEL; from the coding sequence ATGGCGATCACCGGAATGGTGCACTTCAACGTCAACTGCAGCGACTACGAGCGCTCGCGCGCGTTCTACCGCGTGCTCGGCTTCGAGGAGATGTGGCGCGTGCCGGAGACGAATACGCCCGAGGTCGCCGCGGCGGTCGGCATGCCTCCGTATCGCGTGAAGGGCGGTCTGCTCGCGCTCGCGGGCGCGACTTCGCCGGTCGTGATCGACCTCTTGCAGTGGCTCGAGCCGCACGACGCCGGGCCGCCGTACCCGCATCTCTACCACTACGGCATCGCGCGCGTCGCGCTCGCGACCTCGGACCTCGACGGCGACATCGCGAAGCTCGCGGCCGCCGGTGCCGTGTTCCTGTCGAAGCCCGCGCAGATGCCCGAGGGCTCGGGCTCGCGCGCGCGCTTCGTGTGCTTCAAGGACCCCGACGGGACCGTGCTGGAGCTGGTGGAGCTGTGA
- a CDS encoding nuclear transport factor 2 family protein, translating to MQDDDRAIRNLVASYCHAIAEKDDKAWADTWAEDAEWVLLGQTVRGREAIFAHYKRLVSGVRWVVQQASDGIIELQGERASGRWQVLEFLQGAGGAGGQNIARYRDAYVRCSDGRWRFERRELFVTFFGPADLNDPKRG from the coding sequence ATGCAAGACGACGATCGAGCCATCCGAAATCTGGTCGCGAGCTATTGCCACGCCATCGCCGAGAAGGACGACAAGGCCTGGGCCGACACCTGGGCCGAGGACGCCGAGTGGGTGCTGCTCGGGCAGACCGTGCGCGGGCGCGAGGCGATCTTCGCGCACTACAAGCGGCTGGTCTCGGGCGTGCGCTGGGTGGTGCAGCAGGCGAGCGACGGGATCATCGAGCTCCAGGGCGAGCGCGCGAGCGGGCGCTGGCAGGTGCTCGAGTTCCTGCAGGGCGCGGGCGGCGCGGGCGGGCAGAACATCGCGCGCTACCGCGACGCCTACGTGCGTTGCTCGGATGGCCGCTGGCGCTTCGAGCGGCGGGAGCTCTTCGTCACGTTCTTCGGCCCCGCGGACCTGAACGATCCCAAGCGAGGCTGA
- a CDS encoding antibiotic biosynthesis monooxygenase yields MTSKLIIIAGTIDFANEGKRAEAIEAARELQKKTRDEEPGCLAYVFSPDPCVPNRVCVYELWRDEASLAAHFKHANYLNMRRLLGRIGLAGADTSKFRVDAKEPVYDATFTPRADFFTE; encoded by the coding sequence ATGACGTCCAAGCTGATCATCATCGCCGGAACCATCGACTTCGCGAACGAGGGCAAACGAGCCGAGGCCATCGAGGCCGCACGCGAGCTGCAGAAGAAGACGCGCGACGAGGAGCCCGGCTGCCTCGCCTACGTCTTCTCGCCCGACCCGTGCGTTCCCAACCGCGTCTGCGTGTACGAGCTGTGGCGGGACGAGGCGAGCCTGGCGGCGCACTTCAAGCACGCGAACTACCTGAACATGCGCCGCCTGCTGGGTCGGATCGGTCTCGCGGGCGCAGACACCAGCAAGTTTCGCGTCGACGCAAAGGAGCCCGTGTACGACGCGACGTTCACTCCGCGCGCGGACTTCTTCACGGAGTAA
- a CDS encoding TIGR03621 family F420-dependent LLM class oxidoreductase, translating into MPRPFRFAVQSFSAASGKEWRERARRAEALGYSALHLADHVLGPGPAIAKSNHPVQELAAVPAMMAAADATTTLKVGCRVFCVDYQHPAVLAKQAATIDLLSDGRLELGLGAGWLAAEYEALGISLDPPAKRIARLAETIAAFRALFSGDEVAIGGENIRLAGFAGAPRRLFPPLMVGGGGRRVLSLAAREADIVSLNFNNRSGVIGPDGVRSSTAEATAEKIGWVKAAAGPRYESLELEIGAYFTFVQPGAEKIAAGLGQAMGLSQDEMLRHPHGLFGSVDAICEELERRRAEYGISYVTVGDGALEPFAPVVARLAGR; encoded by the coding sequence ATGCCCAGGCCCTTCCGCTTCGCCGTGCAATCGTTCAGCGCGGCTTCCGGCAAGGAGTGGCGCGAGCGCGCGAGACGCGCCGAGGCGCTCGGCTACTCGGCGCTGCACCTCGCCGACCACGTCCTCGGCCCCGGTCCGGCGATCGCGAAGAGCAACCACCCGGTTCAGGAACTCGCGGCGGTCCCCGCAATGATGGCCGCGGCGGACGCGACGACGACGCTCAAGGTCGGGTGTCGCGTGTTCTGCGTCGACTACCAGCATCCGGCCGTGCTCGCGAAGCAGGCGGCCACGATCGATCTGCTCTCCGACGGGCGCCTCGAGCTCGGGCTCGGCGCCGGATGGCTCGCCGCCGAGTACGAGGCGCTCGGCATCTCGCTCGATCCGCCGGCCAAGCGCATCGCGCGGCTGGCGGAGACGATCGCCGCGTTCCGCGCGCTGTTCTCGGGCGACGAGGTCGCGATCGGCGGAGAGAACATCCGACTCGCCGGCTTCGCCGGGGCGCCGAGGCGACTGTTCCCCCCGCTCATGGTCGGCGGCGGCGGGCGGCGCGTGCTCTCGCTCGCCGCACGCGAGGCCGACATCGTGAGCCTGAACTTCAACAACCGCTCCGGAGTGATCGGGCCCGACGGCGTCCGCTCGAGCACCGCCGAAGCCACGGCCGAGAAGATCGGCTGGGTGAAGGCAGCGGCCGGCCCGCGCTACGAGAGCCTCGAGCTCGAAATCGGCGCCTACTTCACGTTCGTGCAGCCCGGCGCGGAGAAGATCGCGGCAGGGCTGGGTCAGGCGATGGGGCTCAGCCAGGACGAGATGTTGCGCCACCCGCACGGTCTGTTCGGCAGCGTCGATGCGATCTGCGAGGAGCTGGAACGCAGGCGCGCCGAGTATGGCATCAGCTACGTGACGGTCGGCGACGGTGCACTCGAGCCGTTCGCCCCGGTCGTCGCGCGGCTCGCAGGGAGGTAG
- a CDS encoding TetR/AcrR family transcriptional regulator yields MPKRAITTARRRGRPPLASREQLLDAAERAIRRHGPTVSLDRIADRAGVSKPVLFSHVGDRRELVRALSERLLGRLEAAVRAAQARGREGRPALQRVIAAQLETIAEHRHLYAFVNGAGGGDTALEFARRAAAPLEDDIRLARTRAGQSGAVAASWSFAIIGMMYMVGSWWVAERPRALDADSLARQLTELLWSGVAPLG; encoded by the coding sequence ATGCCGAAGCGCGCGATCACGACGGCGCGGCGGCGCGGGCGCCCGCCGCTCGCGAGCCGGGAGCAGCTGCTCGATGCCGCCGAGCGCGCGATTCGCCGCCACGGCCCGACGGTATCGCTGGATCGGATCGCGGATCGCGCGGGGGTTTCGAAGCCGGTGCTGTTCTCGCACGTGGGCGACCGGCGCGAGCTCGTGCGGGCGCTCTCGGAGCGATTGCTCGGGCGGCTCGAGGCAGCGGTGCGCGCGGCGCAGGCGCGCGGGCGGGAAGGGCGCCCGGCGCTGCAGCGCGTGATCGCCGCGCAGCTCGAGACGATCGCCGAGCACCGACACCTGTACGCGTTCGTGAACGGTGCCGGCGGCGGCGACACCGCGCTCGAGTTCGCGCGCCGCGCGGCGGCCCCGCTCGAGGACGACATCCGCCTCGCGCGCACGCGCGCAGGTCAGAGCGGCGCCGTCGCCGCGTCGTGGTCGTTCGCGATCATCGGCATGATGTACATGGTCGGATCGTGGTGGGTTGCCGAGAGGCCGCGGGCTCTCGACGCGGACTCGCTCGCCAGGCAGCTCACCGAGCTGTTGTGGAGCGGCGTCGCGCCGCTCGGGTAG
- a CDS encoding cytochrome P450 has product MTRMNEGVDYQRYDPFDPEMQQDPFPWYAALREHAPVWRHPGTGIVFVSRHGLVSRVLADTAVYSSRVASLPTPGSSEASRRIEAIMEEGVPLASTMLTEDPPLQTRYRKTVGKALSTRRILALEPVIRELTDEILESWPERGRVDVMATLAIPLPIRVIGHFLCMKPEVLQHVKRWSDASVAGLGVMISDAERIAAARSVVELQKYWQSEFEARRSAPNDDILSALSKAPFEDETGVERLLGMPELISIIQQLMVAGNETTTKVINETFKLLLANPHWFARMQADPGVTPLVVEEALRLSSPNQGMFRFVKQDTELDGVAIPKGAIVWVMFGSANRDEVVFPDPDDFDPERPNLKESLAFGRGAHFCIGAPLARLELRVLFEAVAKRLESFALPAGYRLGYEPSFILRGLAGLELDVTKRAS; this is encoded by the coding sequence GTGACGCGGATGAACGAAGGCGTGGATTACCAGCGCTACGACCCGTTCGACCCCGAGATGCAGCAGGACCCGTTCCCGTGGTACGCGGCGCTGCGCGAGCACGCGCCGGTCTGGCGGCACCCGGGCACCGGGATCGTGTTCGTCTCGCGACACGGTCTCGTGTCGAGAGTTCTGGCCGACACGGCCGTGTACTCGTCGCGCGTCGCGAGCCTGCCGACGCCCGGGTCGAGCGAGGCGAGCCGGCGCATCGAGGCGATCATGGAGGAGGGCGTCCCGCTAGCCTCGACGATGCTGACCGAGGATCCGCCGCTGCAGACGCGCTACCGCAAGACGGTCGGCAAGGCGCTCTCGACGCGCCGCATCCTCGCGCTCGAGCCGGTGATCCGCGAGCTCACCGACGAGATCCTCGAGTCGTGGCCAGAGCGTGGCCGCGTGGACGTGATGGCCACGCTCGCGATCCCGCTCCCGATCCGCGTGATCGGCCACTTCTTGTGCATGAAGCCGGAGGTCCTCCAGCACGTGAAGCGCTGGTCCGACGCCTCGGTGGCGGGGCTCGGAGTGATGATCTCGGACGCGGAGCGGATCGCGGCGGCGCGCAGCGTGGTCGAGCTGCAGAAGTACTGGCAGTCGGAGTTCGAGGCGCGCAGGTCTGCGCCGAACGACGACATCCTCTCGGCGCTCAGCAAGGCGCCGTTCGAGGACGAGACCGGCGTCGAGCGGCTCCTCGGCATGCCGGAGCTGATCTCGATCATCCAGCAGCTCATGGTCGCAGGGAACGAGACGACCACGAAGGTGATCAACGAGACCTTCAAGCTCCTGCTCGCGAACCCGCACTGGTTCGCGCGCATGCAGGCCGATCCGGGCGTGACGCCGCTCGTGGTCGAAGAGGCGCTGCGCCTCTCGTCGCCGAACCAGGGCATGTTCCGCTTCGTGAAGCAGGACACGGAGCTGGACGGCGTGGCGATTCCGAAGGGCGCGATCGTCTGGGTGATGTTCGGCTCCGCGAACCGCGACGAGGTGGTGTTTCCCGACCCGGACGATTTCGATCCCGAGCGCCCGAATCTGAAAGAGAGCCTCGCGTTCGGACGCGGCGCGCACTTCTGCATCGGAGCGCCGCTCGCGCGTCTCGAGCTCCGCGTGCTCTTCGAAGCGGTCGCGAAGCGATTGGAGTCGTTCGCGCTTCCGGCCGGGTACCGGCTCGGCTACGAGCCGAGCTTCATCTTGCGCGGCCTCGCCGGTCTCGAACTCGACGTCACGAAGCGGGCGAGCTGA